Below is a genomic region from Oligoflexia bacterium.
CAATCTGAGAAATATACCAGCACATTACTTTTCGCAATCTGAGAAATATACCAGCACATTACTTTTCGCAATCTGAGAAATATACCAGCACATTACTTTGTGATATTAATTCATCACCTGTGTCCCCTGGTGAAATACCATTCGCCAACTCTTACCATTATACTTCCAAATTGAGCTGCGTAATGATCCAGTCTCTTTTAGATTTAAATTTTGTCATTATTAATTGACATCGCTACTATTTTTAAATAAATACATGATAATGAAGAGTCAAAAACAATTAGGCTTTGAGTTTTTAGCTGACCGCAATATCAAACACTTTGGCGGAGCATATCTAAAAAACTCAAATCCAAAGTCAGCTAGGCCACTCTCCACCAAAAGGTGTATGCATCTTGTAATGCGCTCTTCTTACGCCAAAGGCCCCTACTCTCTTCTCAAAAAAAACCGAGAGATTCAGAACATCATCAACACTCAAGGCAAAGCTTTTGGTGTGAAGGTGTATCGTCAAGCTAACGGAGGCAATCATCTTCACTTGATAATATTGCCTCGTTCACGGCAGGCCTTTATTGGCTTTGTAAGAGCTATTTCAGGGCTTATCGCACGAGCTGCACTGGACACACAACGCGGCCGTCCTTTATTTGGAAAAAAGAGAAGTAGTCACATGTTTGGAATTTCCAAAGTAAGTTCAGGAGGTCGATCAGAAGGAAATTCTACTGGATTCTGGGACAAACGGCCCTTCACTCGCATTATTGAATGGGGACGTGAATTTAAAACGGTGAGTAACTATCTTTTGCAAAACACTCTGGAGGCTTTGGGTTTTATTGCCTATCAACCAAGACAGCATAGATTTAAATCCGCGGAGTCCACAGCTTAGCTGTACTAATCGACGGCTTAGATTTTACAACGCCTCAGACATTTTATCGACGGCTTAGATTTTACAACATCTCAGACCTCTGAACTCTATTTACAATGTCTCGGTATTTTACAGCGACTTACAAAGTGTCAGCCTGGGGATTAATGTTTAGCCGCCTTCAGCTTTGGCGAGGGGATCTTCTTTTTTCATTACTGCAAAGTTAATTTCAGAAGCGCCGGCTTCGGTGATGGTGAACATGAGTTTTTTGATTGTTAAGAAATCCATCTCACGATCGGCTTGAACAGTTACTTTTTTAAAGCTCTCTAAAGCAGTATTTGCAGCTGGTTTTCCAGCGCCGGGCATAGCTTGTTTGAAATTCGTGCCAAAATTTTTCTTTGCATCAGCCTCATCTTGTTTCAAAAGTGCCGCTAATTTTTCTCTTAAAACGGGAATCATCCACTCTGATGAATTTTTAACTTCGTCTAAAGTTGCCACAACAGTTTTATCTAGAACCACTTCTTTATCAGTAAGCGTAACAACGTGTGCGGGTTTTAGTTCTTTGATCTGCTCAGCCTTTGGAAGTTTAACTTCTTTAGGAATATAAATAATTTCACCTGTACTGCTGTAATGCTGCAATAAAAAGATAACTAAAATGGTGAAGATATCCACCATCGATGTGAGACTAAGCTCAACCATGACATTGCGCTTAGCACCTTGTGAATTATATCTTCCTCTGCGATCTCGAAGTCCTGGTACTTGAATTGGCATTGTCGTTTTTCCTTATTTCACACCTTGAGTCGAAATTGCGATCTCAGGGAAACCCGCGATCATGAATGCATCCATGCCGCGAATAAGTTCATTGTACTTAATGTCATCAAGTAGACTGATAATGCCGTCAGTTTTATCAGGGTATTTTCCCTTAATACTCTTGAGTTGAGTAACAAGGGCGGCTTGATCCCAATCCACGCCAACTTTTGGTATTCTTAATGACTGTTTACCAACGCTCACGATGTAACCGGATTCTGTGACATCGATTTTGAGTTGCACTTGCTCTCGAGGGGGTTGCTCGACTTGGCCAGTGTCATTTTTCTTGGCGTAGATTGAACTTCCGATTTGGATCATACTTACTTGAGTCCAAACTGCGGAGATCAGCAAAAAGCAAATAGCCGTGCTCATAAGATCTATGAACGGAACAAGGTTTAACTCCATGTTCGTTTGACGTTTATTACCTTTTCGTGGTCCATCTGAGTACATGAGTTTTCCTTTTAGTCTTTAATCTTGTCACGATTTGCGACGACCAAATTCATCATGTTCATGCTGCTTTCGTTCATGTCATTGATGATTCGCTCTGTGCGCTTTTGAAAGTATCCGTAAAACAAGAGTGCAGGAATTGCGACGATCAAACCAAAAGCTGTACAGTTCATTGCTTCAGCGATACCTGAAGACAGTAGCGCTGCTTTTTGTGCTGGATCTGCGTTACTTACAGCTCTAAATGATGTGATCAAACCTGAGATCGTACCAAGGAGACCGAGCAAAGTTGCTACGTTAGAAAACAGAGCTAAGAAAGACGTCCATCCATCAAGTGCTGGATTTTCTTTGAGTGCTGCTCCATCCATTGCCACTTGAACTTCTTCGTCGGGCCGTTTGTTAAGTACTTGAACCAAACCCGCTTTGAGCACGTTGGTTAACGGAGCTTTGCGAGAGTCGCAGAAAGTAATGGCTTGTCTGATATCCCCTCTGAGAATCATCCCAAAAAGTTTTTCATTAAAGTCTTCCTTGTCTACTGCTAATCGGCTCAACGCCATAAAGCGCTCGAGCACAATGAATATTACAAACACCATGACGATAGCGATCGGGATCATTCCCCAACCTCCGCCCTGGAAGGCCTGTATGAGTACGTTTCCTGCTTCTGCTGTTGGTGTAGGCTGCATGATGCTTCCCCCTGATGGTTCTAAATTGTTCTACTCTTGAGCCTGAAAAACAAACGGATAACTAACATCAGCTATCTGATTGGCTGGAGGCTCAGGAAATTTCCAAGTTCTTAAACGCGCCACTGCGCAATTTTCTACTTCTGATGAATTCATTGTGGTGGCCTTAATACCCGCTTCTAAAACATTGCCACCGGGACCAATCGACCAACGGATCGTAATTTTTCCGTAGAGACTTGGTTCCTTGTTCAAACCTTTTTCATAACAAGCTTGAATTTGTTTTAAGTTTGCCTTTACAACTCGTCTGATAGCTTCTTTATCAATGCCGGGTGAGAATGTTGCTTCATCACCGCCAGGTAATACTGTTGCGTTTTTCTTCGCACCTAAATTTCCAGTACCGTAACCTGAAACGCCTCCACCTCGGCCTTTTGTATTCACTCCTGAAATACCGACAGTTGCTGTACCTTGCCCACCTGCTCCGGTTTCTCTTAAACCCGCTCCGGGTGTAATACCTGCTCCCGCCGCTTCAGCTCCTTCACCAGTTGCTGATTTACTAAGACCCGCGACATTTCCTGAACCTTGAAATGCTTTACTTAATTGATCTTGCACACCCTTTGTTCCAAACACGCTGAGTACACCAGTTTTACTTACATCTTTAGCTGCTGATTTTGCACCCGTGTCAGCACTTTTTCCGGCTTGGATTTTTTGTATGCCTTTGCTTTTTCCTGCTTTGTCAGTGGTAGGAATTTTTTTGGTACTTTGACTCTTATTGGGTTTTGCATCTTGTGATGCGCCCTCTTCTCCACGCTCTGTGGCTACTTCTTTATCTTTGATTGCTTCTTGAGCTGTTTTTGCTGATGGCTCTGTTATTTCAGACAAATCAGACACTGGGCGCTTATAGAAAAATTGGGCTTTGCGTGGAGGAATCGTTTCTTCCTCTTCTTTTTCTGGAAGTGCTGGTGCGTAAATGAATGCGTAAAAAATAAAAAGTGCCATGCCCATGAGCCCAACAACGAGGCCCGTGAGCTGATTCACACTGATATCTATAAGCGGAGCAATTCTAGAAAGGGGCGCACTACCAACATAACGAATAATAAGTTGCACACCTTCGCCAAAACTGATTTTGATCACCTCACCTTGTTGAAGCGTGTATGTGTAACCAGTTCCGGCACTTGCCATAGAGCCACCGCGGCGTAACTCATCAAATGTTTTTGTTGAATTATCTTTAGAGACCTCACCGGTCATATCGGCAGTAAGAATTACCGTAGCACTTCCCTCAATTTTTAATATGGGATGAGAAAGTCTTACTGAGCCAAAAATGGGAAGAACGATATTATTTTTTGGATGTGATCCAATTTGAACAATTTGTTTTTTATCAAAATGATAGGTGTCGATGACACGGTCTTTCCATGCAAGAACAACTTCGACAACATTACCACTACTAGATTTGGTTGTTTCATTAATGCGCGCATTTGACGGTGGAGCGAATGTTCCCTTAGGAGGTTGGCGCACAGTTGTTGAACCAATAGTTGCCATGCCAGGGCTTGCAGCTGGCCGTGGAGCTGGTCTTGTTGGCTGATGTTTTGGTAGTTCTTTGGGAAGTTCACTTGGCTTTGTAAAGATAGGTTGTGATTTATTTGCCTCGTAGGCAGGCGACGAAGCTGAAGAAGTTTTTTTAGGTTTAGGTACACCAACATGAAACTCTAAAGTGAAATCACCAATTTGAAATTCAGAACCACTTTCAATATATGTATCGACGATACGTTGGCCGTTAATGAAGGTTCCGGATTGACTTCCGAGATCACAGAGATGGTATTTGCCGGATTCACGCTCTTCGAGCATGGCGTGAATGGGTGAAATACTGGCATCATTGATTGCGAGATTAATATCACCTTCTCGCCCAATTACAACTTGTTGATTTGTGAATTGCTTCACTTCAACGAGTTTGCCATTTTTGAAAATGCGAATAAGAAGTGGTTGCTTGATGTCTGTCATTTCGCTTT
It encodes:
- a CDS encoding MotA/TolQ/ExbB proton channel family protein, which encodes MQPTPTAEAGNVLIQAFQGGGWGMIPIAIVMVFVIFIVLERFMALSRLAVDKEDFNEKLFGMILRGDIRQAITFCDSRKAPLTNVLKAGLVQVLNKRPDEEVQVAMDGAALKENPALDGWTSFLALFSNVATLLGLLGTISGLITSFRAVSNADPAQKAALLSSGIAEAMNCTAFGLIVAIPALLFYGYFQKRTERIINDMNESSMNMMNLVVANRDKIKD
- a CDS encoding AgmX/PglI C-terminal domain-containing protein, which encodes MTDIKQPLLIRIFKNGKLVEVKQFTNQQVVIGREGDINLAINDASISPIHAMLEERESGKYHLCDLGSQSGTFINGQRIVDTYIESGSEFQIGDFTLEFHVGVPKPKKTSSASSPAYEANKSQPIFTKPSELPKELPKHQPTRPAPRPAASPGMATIGSTTVRQPPKGTFAPPSNARINETTKSSSGNVVEVVLAWKDRVIDTYHFDKKQIVQIGSHPKNNIVLPIFGSVRLSHPILKIEGSATVILTADMTGEVSKDNSTKTFDELRRGGSMASAGTGYTYTLQQGEVIKISFGEGVQLIIRYVGSAPLSRIAPLIDISVNQLTGLVVGLMGMALFIFYAFIYAPALPEKEEEETIPPRKAQFFYKRPVSDLSEITEPSAKTAQEAIKDKEVATERGEEGASQDAKPNKSQSTKKIPTTDKAGKSKGIQKIQAGKSADTGAKSAAKDVSKTGVLSVFGTKGVQDQLSKAFQGSGNVAGLSKSATGEGAEAAGAGITPGAGLRETGAGGQGTATVGISGVNTKGRGGGVSGYGTGNLGAKKNATVLPGGDEATFSPGIDKEAIRRVVKANLKQIQACYEKGLNKEPSLYGKITIRWSIGPGGNVLEAGIKATTMNSSEVENCAVARLRTWKFPEPPANQIADVSYPFVFQAQE
- a CDS encoding biopolymer transporter ExbD, with protein sequence MYSDGPRKGNKRQTNMELNLVPFIDLMSTAICFLLISAVWTQVSMIQIGSSIYAKKNDTGQVEQPPREQVQLKIDVTESGYIVSVGKQSLRIPKVGVDWDQAALVTQLKSIKGKYPDKTDGIISLLDDIKYNELIRGMDAFMIAGFPEIAISTQGVK
- a CDS encoding biopolymer transporter ExbD, with protein sequence MPIQVPGLRDRRGRYNSQGAKRNVMVELSLTSMVDIFTILVIFLLQHYSSTGEIIYIPKEVKLPKAEQIKELKPAHVVTLTDKEVVLDKTVVATLDEVKNSSEWMIPVLREKLAALLKQDEADAKKNFGTNFKQAMPGAGKPAANTALESFKKVTVQADREMDFLTIKKLMFTITEAGASEINFAVMKKEDPLAKAEGG